In Verrucomicrobiia bacterium, one genomic interval encodes:
- a CDS encoding glycoside hydrolase family 15 protein, translated as MNETNVIAAPEPVAEAPPGLTERARVVPYPAIERHGIIGDRRTAALVAADGTLDWLCLPDFDSAPVFGALLDWSKGGHWRLGPARMATGAQHYLENSAVLETRWELSEGTLVLHDAMLWPEGRRPPEQTGVRVVVRALRCERGTVRCQLGFQPGCRFQQNPAMITAHSTGYTIQLPEFSLRLWTSRPLTAEQSRLRQVFELKQGEELWTVLECGAAGHGWTVESARGAMEKTRGYWQDWVGALRPGSIGEKEIRRAAMMVHLLTYAPEGSAVAAPTTSVPERIGGDWNADYRFCWVRDASLAVSILARLGNLQETRQYLHWLVQRLSRFGAPLQVLYDIRGSKRPGQKNLSNVAGYRESQPVRTGNHAYKQHQLGSYGYLADCVWTYLNEGGQWREEYWKLIIRVAKHTIKHWQDPENGIWELPERRHYLNSKVLSWVTLDRAIRIAQKVDVSFDTSEWQTTRETIHAEVMEKGWSERLGAFRQHYDGDDLDAAALLIPVLEFLPADHPRVLATLERISESLTIDDFVFRFDPMQTPCLGQLPLGELEGAFFPSTFWLATTYAKAGHLERAERILERAEKLAGPAGLFSEAADPRTRTLLGNTPLLFSLAEYVRAMLEIARGKPDK; from the coding sequence ATGAACGAGACCAATGTTATTGCGGCTCCGGAACCCGTGGCCGAAGCGCCGCCTGGATTGACGGAACGCGCTCGCGTTGTTCCGTATCCCGCCATCGAACGACACGGGATTATCGGTGACCGGCGGACGGCCGCGTTGGTTGCCGCGGACGGAACGCTGGATTGGTTGTGCCTGCCGGATTTTGACAGCGCGCCGGTGTTCGGGGCGCTGTTGGATTGGTCGAAAGGGGGCCACTGGCGTCTCGGCCCGGCGCGAATGGCCACCGGCGCGCAACACTATCTCGAGAACAGCGCCGTTCTCGAAACGCGCTGGGAACTAAGCGAAGGAACCTTGGTGCTGCACGACGCGATGCTCTGGCCCGAGGGCCGGCGGCCACCTGAACAAACCGGCGTGCGCGTGGTGGTGCGCGCGTTGCGTTGCGAGCGCGGCACGGTGCGCTGCCAATTGGGCTTTCAGCCGGGCTGTCGTTTTCAGCAAAACCCCGCGATGATTACCGCGCACAGCACCGGTTACACCATTCAATTGCCGGAATTTTCTTTGCGCCTGTGGACAAGCCGTCCGCTCACGGCGGAACAGTCCCGTTTGCGGCAGGTGTTTGAATTGAAGCAAGGCGAGGAACTCTGGACGGTGCTTGAGTGCGGCGCGGCGGGCCATGGTTGGACGGTTGAATCCGCCCGCGGCGCGATGGAAAAGACGCGCGGTTATTGGCAGGACTGGGTCGGAGCGCTTCGCCCCGGCAGCATCGGAGAAAAGGAAATCCGGCGCGCCGCGATGATGGTGCATCTGCTGACGTACGCGCCCGAAGGTTCGGCCGTCGCCGCGCCCACCACTTCGGTCCCGGAACGCATCGGCGGCGATTGGAACGCCGATTACCGTTTCTGCTGGGTGCGCGACGCTTCGCTGGCAGTGTCCATTCTTGCGCGCCTGGGCAATCTCCAAGAAACGCGGCAATACCTGCACTGGCTGGTTCAGCGCCTCTCGCGTTTTGGCGCGCCGCTGCAGGTGTTGTATGACATTCGCGGCTCAAAAAGGCCCGGTCAGAAAAACCTTTCAAACGTGGCCGGCTACCGCGAGTCCCAGCCGGTGCGTACCGGCAATCACGCCTACAAGCAACACCAGCTCGGTTCCTACGGCTATTTGGCGGATTGCGTCTGGACCTACCTCAACGAAGGCGGCCAGTGGCGCGAGGAATACTGGAAGCTCATTATTCGCGTCGCCAAACACACAATCAAACATTGGCAAGACCCGGAAAACGGCATTTGGGAATTGCCTGAACGGCGTCATTACCTCAACAGCAAAGTCCTGAGTTGGGTCACTCTGGACCGCGCCATTCGCATCGCGCAAAAGGTCGATGTCTCCTTCGACACGAGCGAGTGGCAGACGACTCGCGAGACCATTCATGCCGAGGTCATGGAAAAGGGCTGGAGCGAAAGGCTTGGCGCATTTCGCCAGCATTATGACGGCGACGATCTCGACGCAGCGGCGTTGCTCATTCCGGTGCTGGAGTTCCTGCCCGCCGATCATCCGCGCGTGCTCGCAACGCTGGAGCGCATTTCGGAATCTCTCACCATTGATGATTTTGTTTTTCGCTTTGACCCGATGCAGACTCCCTGCCTGGGGCAGCTTCCGTTGGGCGAATTGGAAGGCGCTTTTTTTCCTTCGACTTTCTGGCTGGCGACCACTTATGCCAAGGCGGGCCACCTGGAACGCGCAGAACGAATCCTGGAACGGGCCGAGAAACTCGCCGGTCCGGCGGGCTTGTTTTCCGAAGCCGCCGATCCTCGGACCCGCACCTTGCTGGGCAATACGCCGCTGCTATTCTCCCTTGCCGAGTACGTCCGGGCCATGCTGGAAATTGCGCGCGGCAAGCCCGACAAATAG
- a CDS encoding cytochrome c3 family protein — MAQIFGKSSNSFARVSLVGGFLSFFAFWGLVYLIYWSPYTTSQNVPREQEVPFSHQHHVAGLGLDCRYCHTSVEKSSFAGIPPTETCMTCHSRVWTDAPMLAPERQSLATRQPLHWKRVNDLPDFVFFNHSIHVQKGIGCSTCHGPVDQMPLTWKAHSLYMRWCLNCHEAPEKELRPKDQIYNMEWKPPADQAQRGAQLLKEYHISRVRLNQLRDCSMCHR, encoded by the coding sequence ATGGCGCAAATATTTGGAAAGAGCAGCAATAGCTTTGCCCGAGTGTCGCTGGTAGGCGGCTTTTTGAGCTTCTTCGCCTTTTGGGGCCTGGTGTATCTGATCTATTGGTCGCCTTATACCACCAGCCAGAATGTGCCGCGCGAGCAGGAAGTTCCTTTCAGCCATCAGCACCACGTTGCCGGCCTGGGGCTGGATTGCCGCTACTGCCACACCTCCGTCGAGAAGTCCTCGTTCGCAGGAATCCCGCCGACCGAGACCTGCATGACGTGTCATTCGCGAGTGTGGACCGATGCCCCAATGCTGGCCCCCGAGCGCCAAAGCCTGGCCACCCGGCAACCACTCCACTGGAAGCGGGTGAATGATCTGCCGGACTTCGTTTTTTTTAACCACTCCATCCACGTGCAGAAGGGCATCGGCTGCTCGACCTGCCACGGGCCTGTCGATCAAATGCCTCTAACCTGGAAGGCGCACTCGCTTTATATGCGCTGGTGCCTGAATTGTCATGAAGCCCCCGAGAAAGAACTTCGGCCCAAAGACCAGATTTACAATATGGAATGGAAGCCGCCAGCCGACCAAGCCCAGCGCGGGGCGCAGCTCCTCAAGGAGTATCACATCAGCCGGGTGCGCCTGAACCAACTGCGGGATTGCAGCATGTGCCATAGATGA